One Glycine soja cultivar W05 chromosome 2, ASM419377v2, whole genome shotgun sequence genomic region harbors:
- the LOC114386660 gene encoding uncharacterized protein LOC114386660, producing the protein MGPNEPYWRTNSSYSPPPTRWDFRFQSEGLPYDVNDGVQLYGSSTSSIDKESRGWVRGNHLYDLHYSASDDTGIFLSSPSDLSQGPQWTPPAIQEISIDNYETSTRKDSHPSVDRVSFTPNKEGTSVNPNSGGSTSSQSESSESESTAKSRLSSQRNFSNLRSFMSKPIHPMSFNDLTTTRDAFDPAVTDFTEFDTSTPLRDGHRWSSASSSQEFADITESFELETPGRSHFLSDGFRCGLCERFLTQRSPWSSRRIVRSGDMPTIGVLPCCHAFHAECLEQTTPKTQKSDPPCPVCVKLEEENSPDQRGHLRLRTGFPRLKSSRDDGPSRPWGCVQVGDCVEGALHAPPRNTMLLLNRNRIKKNLSLKGNIGKEFPGKMRKNGAFSSHLFSGSSADGEAVGSSKATAGPSVWR; encoded by the exons ATGGGTCCAAATGAGCCCTACTGGCGAACGAATTCAAGCTATTCGCCACCTCCGACGAGGTGGGATTTCAGATTTCAGTCCGAAGGGCTGCCATATGATGTGAATGATGGTGTTCAACTCTATGGGTCATCTACATCATCAATTGATAAAGAAAGTAGAGGCTGGGTCAGAGGCAACCACCTGTATGATCTTCACTATTCTGCTTCAGATGATACTGGGATTTTCCTTAGCAGTCCATCTGACCTTTCTCAGGGTCCTCAGTGGACGCCACCTGCAATACAAGAAATCAGTATTGACAATTATGAAACTTCGACTAGGAAAG ATTCTCATCCTTCTGTTGACCGGGTATCTTTTACTCCCAATAAGGAG GGAACATCCGTGAATCCCAACAGTGGGGGTTCAACGTCTTCTCAGTCGGAAAGTAGTGAATCTGAGTCTACTGCAAAATCACGTTTATCCTCTCAGAGGAATTTCTCTAATCTTCGTTCATTCATGTCTAAGCCCATTCATCCTATGTCCTTTAATGACCTAACAACTACTAGGGATGCCTTTGATCCTGCAGTTACAGATTTTACAGAGTTTGATACTTCCACTCCACTCAGAGATGGCCACCGTTGGAGTAGTGCCAGCAGTAGTCAGGAGTTTGCTGACATTACTGAGTCATTTGAATTAGAAACTCCTGGTCGCTCACATTTTCTGTCAGATGGATTTAGATGTGGTTTGTGTGAAAGATTTCTCACACAGAGATCACCTTGGAGCTCCCGTCGTATTGTGAGAAGTGGAGACATGCCTACAATTGGGGTTCTTCCGTGTTGTCATGCTTTTCATGCTGAGTGCTTGGAGCAAACAACGCCAAAGACACAGAAAAGCGATCCTCCTTGCCCTGTTTGTGTCAAATTGGAGGAGGAAAATTCCCCTGATCAAAGGGGCCACTTGAGATTGAGGACTGGTTTTCCAAGGCTTAAATCATCTCGTGACGATGGACCCTCAAGACCTTGGGGCTGTGTACAGGTAGGTGATTGTGTTGAAGGGGCTCTGCATGCACCGCCACGCAACACGATGCTCCTGCTTAATCGAAATCGCATTAAGAAGAACCTTTCTTTGAAAGGTAACATCGGCAAGGAATTTCCAGGTAAGATGAGGAAAAATGGGGCATTTTCTTCACATCTGTTTAGTGGAAGCTCGGCTGATGGGGAAGCAGTGGGTTCCTCTAAGGCAACTGCAGGCCCAAGTGTGTGGAGGTAA